In Seriola aureovittata isolate HTS-2021-v1 ecotype China chromosome 17, ASM2101889v1, whole genome shotgun sequence, a genomic segment contains:
- the med25 gene encoding mediator of RNA polymerase II transcription subunit 25 isoform X3, producing MVAGSALMEPSTKPGSNQVADVVFVIEGTANLGPYFESLRKNYILPAIEYFNGGPPAETDFGGDYGGTQYGLVVFNTVDCAPESYVQCHAPTSSAFEFVSWIDSIQFMGGGAESCSLIAEGLSVALQLFDDFKKMREQIGQTHKVCVLLCNSPPYLLPAVESVSYTGCTADNLVKIIRDKGIHFSVVAPRKLPALRALFERASPVGGVVEPHPDYSQDPFHMVLVRGISLPVSSGGGPGPLKPVLPPQSLPVTQPLPGASQPPPPINTTHPYQNPASMTAAQVAAQMAVEAANVQKSRFPGMVNQGPPFTSQPQIPSVPGVKLSQPSISTVTTATQPMMSQQQVPPNQQQPVPPPGQPTPNQQPQQPPQQQPTANQPTAPSAQPNMPGVSGPQSNANPIGQQQGVANKIVAWTGVLEWQEPKASSMDSTTKLTRSLPCQVHVNQGENLNTDQWPQKLIMQLIPQQLLTTLGHLFRNSRMVQFLFTDKDVESLKGLYRIMANGFAGCVHFPHTTSPCEVRVLMLLYSSKKRIFMGLIPNDQSGFVNGIRQVITNHKQVQQHRAQLGGAGGPMQPGQVPPNQNFLNRPPGPIPVSHGNVQQQSVVVGMPPVSQVSMMEEQQRQSNMMTMRAAGPSNQQPPVSGAPPNQVAQSGQAQPQGPILRLSNPVANPQLRSLLLSQQQPQGAVSHMTGMMSHQGLGQQLVHSAPGGGAQMQGQWRQPLGGQMLMSGGQRGAVPQPGMPQVSSVMEDEILMDLI from the exons ATGGTGGCAGGTTCGGCACTGATGGAACCATCCACTAAGCCTGGGAGCAACCAAGTCGCTGATGTGGTGTTTGTCATTGAAGGGACGGCAAATCTTGGACCCTACTTTGAATCTCTAAGGAAAAATTACATACTTCCAGCTATCGA ATATTTCAACGGAGGGCCCCCGGCAGAAACAGATTTTGGTGGAGAT TATGGAGGAACACAGTATGGTCTTGTGGTGTTCAACACAGTGGACTGTGCTCCTGAGTCATACGTCCAGTGCCATGCACCAACCAGCTCTGCCTTTGAGTTCGTCTCGTGGATCGACAGCATCCA GTTCATGGGAGGTGGAGCAGAAAGTTGTAGTCTAATTGCAGAGGGGCTCTCTGTGGCCTTGCAGCTCTTTGATGACTTTAAGAAGATGAGGGAGCAAAT AGGTCAAACCCACaaggtgtgtgtgctgctgtgtaacTCTCCCCCTTATCTGCTTCCTGCTGTGGAGAGTGTCAGCTACACCGGCTGCACAGCTGACAACTTGGTCAAAATCATCAGAGat AAAGGAATTCACTTCTCGGTGGTGGCTCCTCGGAAACTGCCTGCTCTGAGGGCTTTGTTTGAGCGGGCGTCTCCTGTAGGAGGGGTGGTTGAACCCCATCCAGACTACAGTCAGGACCCCTTCCACATGGTTCTAGTCCGTGGCATCTCACTTCCTG TTTCCTCAGGTGGAGGACCTGGGCCGCTCAAAcctgtcctccctcctcagTCATTGCCTGTCACTCAGCCTCTCCCTGGAGCTTCACAGCCCCCTCCACCCATTAACACAACCCACCCTTATCAG AATCCGGCCTCCATGACTGCTGCTCAGGTGGCTGCACAGATGGCCGTGGAGGCAGCCAACGTCCAGAAGAGTCGCT TCCCAGGAATGGTCAATCAAGGTCCCCCGTTCACCAGTCAACCACAGATCCCCTCAGTCCCCGGGGTGAAGCTCAGTCAACCCAGCATATCAACGGTCACCACAGCAACACAGCCTATGATGTCACAGCAACAAGTCCCTCCAAATCAGCAACAGCCAGTCCCGCCCCCAGGACAGCCTACACCCAatcagcagccgcagcagccaCCTCAGCAGCAGCCCACAGCAAATCAGCCCACAGCCCCATCAGCGCAGCCCAACATG CCTGGTGTGTCTGGACCTCAAAGCAATGCAAATCCAATTGGACAGCAGCAAGGCGTGGCCAATAAGATTGTTGCATGGACCGGCGTTCTTGAGTGGCAAGAG CCTAAAGCCTCATCTATGGATTCAACCACCAAACTGACACGTTCTCTGCCGTGTCAAGTGCATGTCAACCAAGGAGAAAACCT aaacacagaccaGTGGCCACAGAAGCTCATCATGCAGCTGATTCCACAGCAGTTACTG ACAACCTTAGGTCACCTCTTCAGAAACTCCCGAATGGTTCAGTTTCTCTTCACTGACAAAGACGTGGAATCTCTGAAAGGCCTGTATCGCATCATGGCCAATGGTTTT GCCGGCTGCGTCCACTTCCCCCACACCACTTCACCCTGTGAAGTGCGGGTGCTGATGCTGCTCTACTCATCCAAGAAGAGAATATTCATGGGCCTCATTCCCAACGACCAGAGCGGCTTCGTCAATGGCATCCGGCAAGTCATCACCAATCACAAGCAGGTCCAGCAGCACAGAGCG CAGCTGGGCGGCGCAGGGGGTCCAATGCAACCTGGTCAGGTCCCCCCCAACCAGAACTTCCTTAACAGGCCCCCTGGTCCCATTCCTGTCTCCCACGGCAACGTCCAGCAGCAG TCTGTGGTGGTGGGCATGCCCCCTGTTAGTCAGGTTTCTatgatggaggagcagcagaggcagagcaaCATG ATGACAATGAGAGCAGCCGGACCGTCCAACCAACAGCCGCCGGTCAGCGGCGCTCCCCCCAACCAGGTCGCACAGAGTGGACAAGCCCAGCCTCAGGGTCCCATACTGCGCCTCTCAAACCCAGTAGCCAATCCACAGCTTCGCAGTCTCCTACTcagccagcagcagcca
- the med25 gene encoding mediator of RNA polymerase II transcription subunit 25 isoform X1, whose product MVAGSALMEPSTKPGSNQVADVVFVIEGTANLGPYFESLRKNYILPAIEYFNGGPPAETDFGGDYGGTQYGLVVFNTVDCAPESYVQCHAPTSSAFEFVSWIDSIQFMGGGAESCSLIAEGLSVALQLFDDFKKMREQIGQTHKVCVLLCNSPPYLLPAVESVSYTGCTADNLVKIIRDKGIHFSVVAPRKLPALRALFERASPVGGVVEPHPDYSQDPFHMVLVRGISLPVSSGGGPGPLKPVLPPQSLPVTQPLPGASQPPPPINTTHPYQNPASMTAAQVAAQMAVEAANVQKSRFPGMVNQGPPFTSQPQIPSVPGVKLSQPSISTVTTATQPMMSQQQVPPNQQQPVPPPGQPTPNQQPQQPPQQQPTANQPTAPSAQPNMPGVSGPQSNANPIGQQQGVANKIVAWTGVLEWQEKPKASSMDSTTKLTRSLPCQVHVNQGENLNTDQWPQKLIMQLIPQQLLTTLGHLFRNSRMVQFLFTDKDVESLKGLYRIMANGFAGCVHFPHTTSPCEVRVLMLLYSSKKRIFMGLIPNDQSGFVNGIRQVITNHKQVQQHRAQLGGAGGPMQPGQVPPNQNFLNRPPGPIPVSHGNVQQQSVVVGMPPVSQVSMMEEQQRQSNMMTMRAAGPSNQQPPVSGAPPNQVAQSGQAQPQGPILRLSNPVANPQLRSLLLSQQQPQGAVSHMTGMMSHQGLGQQLVHSAPGGGAQMQGQWRQPLGGQMLMSGGQRGAVPQPGMPQVSSVMEDEILMDLI is encoded by the exons ATGGTGGCAGGTTCGGCACTGATGGAACCATCCACTAAGCCTGGGAGCAACCAAGTCGCTGATGTGGTGTTTGTCATTGAAGGGACGGCAAATCTTGGACCCTACTTTGAATCTCTAAGGAAAAATTACATACTTCCAGCTATCGA ATATTTCAACGGAGGGCCCCCGGCAGAAACAGATTTTGGTGGAGAT TATGGAGGAACACAGTATGGTCTTGTGGTGTTCAACACAGTGGACTGTGCTCCTGAGTCATACGTCCAGTGCCATGCACCAACCAGCTCTGCCTTTGAGTTCGTCTCGTGGATCGACAGCATCCA GTTCATGGGAGGTGGAGCAGAAAGTTGTAGTCTAATTGCAGAGGGGCTCTCTGTGGCCTTGCAGCTCTTTGATGACTTTAAGAAGATGAGGGAGCAAAT AGGTCAAACCCACaaggtgtgtgtgctgctgtgtaacTCTCCCCCTTATCTGCTTCCTGCTGTGGAGAGTGTCAGCTACACCGGCTGCACAGCTGACAACTTGGTCAAAATCATCAGAGat AAAGGAATTCACTTCTCGGTGGTGGCTCCTCGGAAACTGCCTGCTCTGAGGGCTTTGTTTGAGCGGGCGTCTCCTGTAGGAGGGGTGGTTGAACCCCATCCAGACTACAGTCAGGACCCCTTCCACATGGTTCTAGTCCGTGGCATCTCACTTCCTG TTTCCTCAGGTGGAGGACCTGGGCCGCTCAAAcctgtcctccctcctcagTCATTGCCTGTCACTCAGCCTCTCCCTGGAGCTTCACAGCCCCCTCCACCCATTAACACAACCCACCCTTATCAG AATCCGGCCTCCATGACTGCTGCTCAGGTGGCTGCACAGATGGCCGTGGAGGCAGCCAACGTCCAGAAGAGTCGCT TCCCAGGAATGGTCAATCAAGGTCCCCCGTTCACCAGTCAACCACAGATCCCCTCAGTCCCCGGGGTGAAGCTCAGTCAACCCAGCATATCAACGGTCACCACAGCAACACAGCCTATGATGTCACAGCAACAAGTCCCTCCAAATCAGCAACAGCCAGTCCCGCCCCCAGGACAGCCTACACCCAatcagcagccgcagcagccaCCTCAGCAGCAGCCCACAGCAAATCAGCCCACAGCCCCATCAGCGCAGCCCAACATG CCTGGTGTGTCTGGACCTCAAAGCAATGCAAATCCAATTGGACAGCAGCAAGGCGTGGCCAATAAGATTGTTGCATGGACCGGCGTTCTTGAGTGGCAAGAG AAGCCTAAAGCCTCATCTATGGATTCAACCACCAAACTGACACGTTCTCTGCCGTGTCAAGTGCATGTCAACCAAGGAGAAAACCT aaacacagaccaGTGGCCACAGAAGCTCATCATGCAGCTGATTCCACAGCAGTTACTG ACAACCTTAGGTCACCTCTTCAGAAACTCCCGAATGGTTCAGTTTCTCTTCACTGACAAAGACGTGGAATCTCTGAAAGGCCTGTATCGCATCATGGCCAATGGTTTT GCCGGCTGCGTCCACTTCCCCCACACCACTTCACCCTGTGAAGTGCGGGTGCTGATGCTGCTCTACTCATCCAAGAAGAGAATATTCATGGGCCTCATTCCCAACGACCAGAGCGGCTTCGTCAATGGCATCCGGCAAGTCATCACCAATCACAAGCAGGTCCAGCAGCACAGAGCG CAGCTGGGCGGCGCAGGGGGTCCAATGCAACCTGGTCAGGTCCCCCCCAACCAGAACTTCCTTAACAGGCCCCCTGGTCCCATTCCTGTCTCCCACGGCAACGTCCAGCAGCAG TCTGTGGTGGTGGGCATGCCCCCTGTTAGTCAGGTTTCTatgatggaggagcagcagaggcagagcaaCATG ATGACAATGAGAGCAGCCGGACCGTCCAACCAACAGCCGCCGGTCAGCGGCGCTCCCCCCAACCAGGTCGCACAGAGTGGACAAGCCCAGCCTCAGGGTCCCATACTGCGCCTCTCAAACCCAGTAGCCAATCCACAGCTTCGCAGTCTCCTACTcagccagcagcagcca
- the med25 gene encoding mediator of RNA polymerase II transcription subunit 25 isoform X2 translates to MVAGSALMEPSTKPGSNQVADVVFVIEGTANLGPYFESLRKNYILPAIEYFNGGPPAETDFGGDYGGTQYGLVVFNTVDCAPESYVQCHAPTSSAFEFVSWIDSIQFMGGGAESCSLIAEGLSVALQLFDDFKKMREQIGQTHKVCVLLCNSPPYLLPAVESVSYTGCTADNLVKIIRDKGIHFSVVAPRKLPALRALFERASPVGGVVEPHPDYSQDPFHMVLVRGISLPVSSGGGPGPLKPVLPPQSLPVTQPLPGASQPPPPINTTHPYQNPASMTAAQVAAQMAVEAANVQKSRFPGMVNQGPPFTSQPQIPSVPGVKLSQPSISTVTTATQPMMSQQQVPPNQQQPVPPPGQPTPNQQPQQPPQQQPTANQPTAPSAQPNMPGVSGPQSNANPIGQQQGVANKIVAWTGVLEWQEKPKASSMDSTTKLTRSLPCQVHVNQGENLNTDQWPQKLIMQLIPQQLLTTLGHLFRNSRMVQFLFTDKDVESLKGLYRIMANGFAGCVHFPHTTSPCEVRVLMLLYSSKKRIFMGLIPNDQSGFVNGIRQVITNHKQVQQHRALGGAGGPMQPGQVPPNQNFLNRPPGPIPVSHGNVQQQSVVVGMPPVSQVSMMEEQQRQSNMMTMRAAGPSNQQPPVSGAPPNQVAQSGQAQPQGPILRLSNPVANPQLRSLLLSQQQPQGAVSHMTGMMSHQGLGQQLVHSAPGGGAQMQGQWRQPLGGQMLMSGGQRGAVPQPGMPQVSSVMEDEILMDLI, encoded by the exons ATGGTGGCAGGTTCGGCACTGATGGAACCATCCACTAAGCCTGGGAGCAACCAAGTCGCTGATGTGGTGTTTGTCATTGAAGGGACGGCAAATCTTGGACCCTACTTTGAATCTCTAAGGAAAAATTACATACTTCCAGCTATCGA ATATTTCAACGGAGGGCCCCCGGCAGAAACAGATTTTGGTGGAGAT TATGGAGGAACACAGTATGGTCTTGTGGTGTTCAACACAGTGGACTGTGCTCCTGAGTCATACGTCCAGTGCCATGCACCAACCAGCTCTGCCTTTGAGTTCGTCTCGTGGATCGACAGCATCCA GTTCATGGGAGGTGGAGCAGAAAGTTGTAGTCTAATTGCAGAGGGGCTCTCTGTGGCCTTGCAGCTCTTTGATGACTTTAAGAAGATGAGGGAGCAAAT AGGTCAAACCCACaaggtgtgtgtgctgctgtgtaacTCTCCCCCTTATCTGCTTCCTGCTGTGGAGAGTGTCAGCTACACCGGCTGCACAGCTGACAACTTGGTCAAAATCATCAGAGat AAAGGAATTCACTTCTCGGTGGTGGCTCCTCGGAAACTGCCTGCTCTGAGGGCTTTGTTTGAGCGGGCGTCTCCTGTAGGAGGGGTGGTTGAACCCCATCCAGACTACAGTCAGGACCCCTTCCACATGGTTCTAGTCCGTGGCATCTCACTTCCTG TTTCCTCAGGTGGAGGACCTGGGCCGCTCAAAcctgtcctccctcctcagTCATTGCCTGTCACTCAGCCTCTCCCTGGAGCTTCACAGCCCCCTCCACCCATTAACACAACCCACCCTTATCAG AATCCGGCCTCCATGACTGCTGCTCAGGTGGCTGCACAGATGGCCGTGGAGGCAGCCAACGTCCAGAAGAGTCGCT TCCCAGGAATGGTCAATCAAGGTCCCCCGTTCACCAGTCAACCACAGATCCCCTCAGTCCCCGGGGTGAAGCTCAGTCAACCCAGCATATCAACGGTCACCACAGCAACACAGCCTATGATGTCACAGCAACAAGTCCCTCCAAATCAGCAACAGCCAGTCCCGCCCCCAGGACAGCCTACACCCAatcagcagccgcagcagccaCCTCAGCAGCAGCCCACAGCAAATCAGCCCACAGCCCCATCAGCGCAGCCCAACATG CCTGGTGTGTCTGGACCTCAAAGCAATGCAAATCCAATTGGACAGCAGCAAGGCGTGGCCAATAAGATTGTTGCATGGACCGGCGTTCTTGAGTGGCAAGAG AAGCCTAAAGCCTCATCTATGGATTCAACCACCAAACTGACACGTTCTCTGCCGTGTCAAGTGCATGTCAACCAAGGAGAAAACCT aaacacagaccaGTGGCCACAGAAGCTCATCATGCAGCTGATTCCACAGCAGTTACTG ACAACCTTAGGTCACCTCTTCAGAAACTCCCGAATGGTTCAGTTTCTCTTCACTGACAAAGACGTGGAATCTCTGAAAGGCCTGTATCGCATCATGGCCAATGGTTTT GCCGGCTGCGTCCACTTCCCCCACACCACTTCACCCTGTGAAGTGCGGGTGCTGATGCTGCTCTACTCATCCAAGAAGAGAATATTCATGGGCCTCATTCCCAACGACCAGAGCGGCTTCGTCAATGGCATCCGGCAAGTCATCACCAATCACAAGCAGGTCCAGCAGCACAGAGCG CTGGGCGGCGCAGGGGGTCCAATGCAACCTGGTCAGGTCCCCCCCAACCAGAACTTCCTTAACAGGCCCCCTGGTCCCATTCCTGTCTCCCACGGCAACGTCCAGCAGCAG TCTGTGGTGGTGGGCATGCCCCCTGTTAGTCAGGTTTCTatgatggaggagcagcagaggcagagcaaCATG ATGACAATGAGAGCAGCCGGACCGTCCAACCAACAGCCGCCGGTCAGCGGCGCTCCCCCCAACCAGGTCGCACAGAGTGGACAAGCCCAGCCTCAGGGTCCCATACTGCGCCTCTCAAACCCAGTAGCCAATCCACAGCTTCGCAGTCTCCTACTcagccagcagcagcca